A region of Candidatus Omnitrophota bacterium DNA encodes the following proteins:
- a CDS encoding sugar phosphate nucleotidyltransferase, whose protein sequence is MFSNFHVLILAGGRGIRLWPKSNKKFPKHTLSLNFRYSLLQNTYKRLQGFIPEENIFVITLEEQAKKIKKQLPSLHKENLIIEPEGKNTLPAILLGTIWIKRRFPQAIIAVLPSDHFIKPKRNFLNVLRKAKEVVERKDCILTLGIKPNYPNTDYGYIKIKSKIKELAQHGKEELEIYKVEKFIEKPSLERAIIFSKDKKFFWNLGIFVFGADKILKETEEFSPLVYKEFSYLAKFANQKKFNLLLKCIYKKVTSISIDKAIIEKSPSVYMLKANFSWLDLGSWESLASVLRKDRTGNVCLGENFLYKTKDSIIINEDKGHLVATLGLDNLIIIHTPDVSLICPKFKTKDLRKMVHLLERNQRIREYI, encoded by the coding sequence ATGTTTTCTAATTTTCATGTTCTAATCCTTGCAGGGGGAAGAGGAATAAGGCTTTGGCCAAAATCAAATAAAAAATTTCCTAAGCATACGCTTTCTTTGAATTTCCGATATTCTTTATTACAGAACACCTATAAACGTTTACAGGGTTTTATTCCCGAGGAAAATATTTTCGTAATTACTTTAGAAGAACAGGCTAAAAAAATAAAAAAACAGCTACCTTCCCTGCATAAAGAGAATTTAATCATTGAACCAGAGGGGAAAAACACCCTCCCCGCTATATTGTTAGGAACAATTTGGATAAAAAGAAGATTTCCCCAGGCAATAATCGCGGTTTTACCATCAGACCATTTCATTAAGCCAAAAAGAAATTTTTTAAACGTCCTTAGGAAAGCCAAGGAAGTTGTAGAAAGAAAAGATTGTATACTTACCTTGGGAATAAAACCCAATTATCCTAATACAGACTACGGATACATAAAAATAAAATCAAAAATTAAAGAACTTGCCCAGCATGGTAAAGAGGAATTAGAAATTTACAAGGTAGAAAAATTTATTGAGAAGCCCTCTTTAGAAAGAGCTATTATTTTCTCTAAAGACAAAAAATTCTTTTGGAATTTGGGGATATTTGTTTTTGGAGCAGATAAGATTCTAAAAGAAACAGAAGAATTTTCCCCTCTGGTATACAAAGAGTTTAGTTATTTGGCAAAATTCGCTAATCAGAAAAAATTTAATTTATTACTTAAGTGCATCTACAAGAAAGTCACCTCCATTTCTATAGATAAGGCAATTATAGAAAAATCCCCTTCTGTTTATATGCTCAAGGCAAATTTTTCTTGGCTCGATTTGGGAAGCTGGGAGTCTTTGGCAAGCGTTTTAAGAAAAGATAGAACTGGTAATGTCTGTTTAGGTGAAAATTTTTTGTATAAAACAAAAGATTCAATAATTATCAACGAAGATAAAGGACATCTTGTCGCTACTTTGGGTTTAGATAATCTGATAATTATACACACTCCGGATGTAAGTTTAATTTGCCCCAAATTTAAAACTAAGGATTTAAGAAAGATGGTTCATCTTTTAGAGAGAAATCAAAGAATTAGAGAATACATTTAA
- a CDS encoding site-2 protease family protein: protein MKGSVRLFKILGINLEIHITFLLLPLIFGLSYGLRGIFIIFFVFLCVTVHELMHSIQAKRFGIKVDNIILMPIGGVAAMRKMPENPREEFIVAISGPLFNIIFALVLFIPLYKILGPEYFFTPSLNTWPQTFAYAFWINPLLAFFNLLPAFPMDGGRVLRAFLAQRMSYQKATRIAVQLGHFFAVLFIFLGIRYNHLLLIVIAFFVYFAASQEGAQVDLRMVLKRFFARDILNPNFITISPQTTINEILGLIFHTHQEDFPVVDDYRLVGFLPRGEIISVLHQRGKEVLAGEIMWHDFPLVSPDNTLYEVHNKLELSGLRAIPVVKEGRLLGIISVEDIGRIYGLVVNK, encoded by the coding sequence ATGAAAGGTTCAGTGCGTTTATTTAAAATCTTGGGTATAAATCTCGAAATTCATATTACTTTTTTGCTTCTTCCTCTTATCTTTGGCCTTAGTTATGGTTTAAGGGGGATATTTATTATTTTCTTTGTATTTCTCTGTGTTACGGTACATGAGCTTATGCACAGTATCCAGGCAAAGAGGTTTGGGATTAAAGTAGATAATATTATCCTCATGCCTATCGGAGGGGTGGCAGCGATGCGTAAGATGCCAGAGAACCCCCGTGAAGAGTTTATTGTAGCAATATCCGGTCCGCTCTTTAACATCATTTTTGCGCTGGTTTTATTTATTCCTCTGTATAAAATTCTTGGCCCCGAATATTTTTTTACTCCTTCTTTAAATACCTGGCCACAAACCTTTGCCTATGCTTTTTGGATTAATCCCTTGCTGGCATTTTTTAATCTCCTTCCTGCTTTTCCCATGGATGGAGGAAGGGTTTTAAGAGCTTTTCTTGCACAGAGGATGAGTTATCAAAAAGCTACGCGTATAGCAGTTCAATTGGGACATTTTTTTGCTGTTTTGTTTATCTTTTTAGGAATCAGATATAATCATCTTCTTCTCATCGTTATTGCTTTTTTTGTTTATTTTGCTGCTTCTCAGGAAGGAGCACAGGTGGATTTGAGAATGGTTCTAAAGAGGTTTTTTGCTCGGGATATTTTGAACCCCAATTTTATAACCATTTCTCCCCAAACAACCATAAATGAGATTTTAGGGTTAATTTTTCATACTCATCAGGAAGATTTTCCTGTAGTAGATGATTATAGGCTTGTAGGTTTTTTGCCGCGGGGAGAAATAATCTCTGTTTTGCATCAACGCGGAAAAGAGGTTTTAGCCGGTGAAATAATGTGGCATGATTTTCCTCTCGTTAGCCCCGATAATACTCTATACGAGGTTCACAATAAATTAGAACTCTCGGGATTAAGAGCCATTCCGGTGGTAAAAGAAGGAAGACTATTGGGTATTATCAGCGTAGAGGATATAGGAAGAATTTATGGATTAGTGGTTAACAAATAA
- the ruvX gene encoding Holliday junction resolvase RuvX, with protein sequence MGRILGIDFGERRMGLAISDELKITAQGINVWETRNQDEDLLFLKSIIKNYGVDKIVIGIPLDKYGKSTQSSSVSEFINILRKNLNLPIETWDERFTTLEAERMLIQADVKRKKRRQVIDKISAQIILQSYLDYNANIKNHNE encoded by the coding sequence ATGGGGAGAATTCTGGGGATTGATTTCGGAGAAAGGCGGATGGGTTTAGCGATAAGCGATGAGTTAAAGATTACTGCCCAAGGGATTAATGTTTGGGAAACCAGGAATCAAGATGAGGATCTCTTATTCTTAAAGAGTATAATTAAAAATTATGGCGTAGATAAAATTGTCATCGGGATACCTTTAGATAAATATGGAAAATCAACACAATCTTCGTCGGTATCAGAGTTTATCAATATTTTGCGAAAGAATCTTAATTTACCTATAGAAACCTGGGATGAAAGGTTTACAACATTAGAAGCAGAGAGAATGCTTATCCAGGCAGATGTTAAAAGGAAAAAAAGAAGGCAGGTAATAGATAAAATTTCTGCCCAGATAATATTACAGAGTTACCTTGATTATAATGCAAATATAAAGAATCATAATGAATAA
- a CDS encoding insulinase family protein, which produces MAAYTKIELENGLKVACLPMPNMESVSLGIWLNAGGRYEEESLSGVSHFLEHLVFRGTKKRTARQIKESIEGIGGMLNAFTAEEMTCYFVKIPSRYLKLSLDVLSDMVLSARLDSNDIEKERTVILEEIKMYMDLPMHYVQELLSQLLWPKHPLGMFLCGTFETISTMKREDIVSYRDRFYQPQHINVVACGNLEKDKFLELAKKIFSRIRRGAKINFKKAGLKQNGVQTNFTEKDTEQTHVALGVHGLPRGHRDRHALTLLHIILGANMSSRLFQEVREKRGLAYEIGTHLKKFQDTGAFIVNAGVEHKKTSQAIQVIIQELVKIKNKPVTQSEFKRAKEYFTGQFLLALEETMEHMLWLGENVAMMDKVYTPSEVLRELNRVNMDDLQRVASSIFKTNGLNLALIGPISDKDRKDIVEALVL; this is translated from the coding sequence ATGGCGGCTTACACAAAGATAGAGTTGGAAAATGGGTTGAAAGTTGCCTGTCTCCCTATGCCTAATATGGAATCAGTTTCACTGGGCATCTGGCTTAACGCTGGTGGGAGATATGAAGAAGAATCGCTTTCCGGTGTTTCTCATTTTTTGGAACATCTTGTTTTTCGGGGAACTAAAAAAAGAACTGCGCGTCAGATAAAAGAGTCCATCGAAGGCATCGGAGGCATGCTTAACGCCTTTACCGCAGAAGAAATGACTTGTTATTTTGTGAAGATTCCTTCACGCTATTTAAAATTATCTTTAGATGTGCTTTCGGACATGGTCCTCAGTGCCCGCTTAGATTCAAATGATATAGAAAAGGAAAGGACGGTGATTTTAGAGGAGATAAAGATGTATATGGATTTACCAATGCATTATGTTCAGGAACTGCTTAGTCAACTCCTTTGGCCAAAGCATCCTTTGGGAATGTTCTTGTGCGGGACATTCGAGACTATTTCCACGATGAAAAGAGAAGATATTGTTTCTTATCGGGACAGATTTTATCAGCCCCAGCACATAAATGTGGTTGCTTGTGGAAATCTGGAGAAAGATAAATTTCTTGAATTGGCTAAAAAAATATTTTCTCGAATTAGAAGGGGGGCAAAGATTAATTTTAAAAAAGCAGGGCTAAAACAAAATGGCGTTCAGACAAATTTTACAGAAAAAGATACCGAACAGACTCATGTTGCCTTGGGGGTCCACGGATTACCACGTGGACATCGGGATAGGCATGCACTTACTCTTCTGCATATTATCTTAGGAGCAAATATGTCTTCTCGTCTTTTTCAAGAAGTTAGAGAAAAGAGAGGTTTGGCTTATGAGATTGGGACACATTTGAAAAAGTTTCAGGATACAGGAGCATTCATTGTCAATGCGGGAGTTGAGCATAAAAAAACAAGCCAAGCGATACAGGTAATTATTCAGGAGTTAGTAAAGATAAAAAATAAACCGGTTACTCAAAGTGAATTCAAACGTGCTAAAGAATATTTTACGGGACAATTTTTGTTGGCTTTGGAAGAGACAATGGAACACATGCTTTGGTTAGGAGAGAATGTGGCGATGATGGATAAGGTCTATACTCCCAGTGAGGTTCTGAGAGAATTAAACCGTGTAAATATGGATGACCTTCAACGGGTGGCAAGTAGTATTTTTAAAACAAACGGACTTAATCTGGCACTCATCGGACCGATTTCCGATAAAGATAGAAAAGATATAGTAGAAGCTTTAGTTCTTTAA
- a CDS encoding integration host factor subunit beta, with the protein MTLTKKDIVLKIAQDTGVKQVAVKKIVQRTLDMIVDALAKGEKVELRNFGVFKVKSRRPRTGRNPRTGVTVPVPQRKVAVFKAGRVMKQRLKG; encoded by the coding sequence ATGACTCTTACTAAGAAAGACATTGTGTTAAAAATTGCCCAAGATACGGGTGTAAAACAGGTTGCGGTTAAAAAAATCGTGCAGAGAACCTTAGATATGATTGTGGATGCTCTCGCTAAGGGAGAGAAAGTGGAATTGAGGAATTTTGGAGTTTTCAAGGTTAAATCTCGTCGTCCCCGCACAGGAAGAAATCCGCGCACCGGAGTAACCGTTCCTGTACCTCAACGCAAAGTTGCGGTATTTAAAGCAGGAAGGGTTATGAAACAGCGTCTTAAAGGATAG
- the trpA gene encoding tryptophan synthase subunit alpha has product MNRIEIKFKNLKENGEKAFIAYIMAGDPDLETTYNLVLELEASGVDIVELGVPFSDPVADGPIIQKAGLRALRKGINLSHILNLVSKLRKKTEIPIILMSYFNIIFHQRIERFVKESKSNGVDGVIIPDLIPEEANDLLKVAKRCDFYPIFLASPTSNSERLKKIVRASEGFIYYVSLTGVTGIREMLPLGLKKEVLNVKKFTSKPLCVGFGISHPQQVRKVLEFSDGVVVGSAIVSIIEKNLGKSFLVSKVGAFVKLMLNK; this is encoded by the coding sequence ATGAATCGCATTGAAATTAAATTCAAGAATTTGAAAGAAAATGGAGAGAAGGCGTTTATTGCGTATATTATGGCAGGGGATCCAGATTTAGAAACAACCTACAATTTAGTTTTAGAATTAGAAGCCTCTGGAGTAGATATTGTGGAATTAGGGGTTCCTTTTTCTGACCCTGTAGCTGATGGGCCAATCATTCAAAAAGCAGGATTACGGGCATTAAGAAAGGGAATAAATTTATCCCATATTCTAAACTTAGTTTCTAAGTTACGCAAAAAAACAGAGATTCCCATTATTTTGATGAGCTATTTTAATATTATTTTTCATCAGAGGATAGAAAGATTCGTCAAAGAATCAAAAAGTAACGGGGTAGATGGCGTAATTATTCCTGACCTTATTCCTGAAGAGGCAAACGATTTGCTAAAGGTAGCTAAAAGATGTGATTTTTATCCCATCTTTTTGGCTTCGCCCACTTCTAATTCAGAAAGGTTAAAAAAAATCGTTAGAGCTTCAGAGGGCTTTATCTATTATGTCTCTTTGACAGGAGTAACGGGTATAAGGGAGATGCTTCCTTTGGGATTAAAGAAGGAAGTTCTGAATGTTAAAAAATTTACCTCTAAACCGCTATGTGTAGGATTTGGAATTTCCCATCCCCAGCAGGTAAGGAAAGTTTTAGAATTTAGTGATGGGGTAGTTGTAGGCAGTGCTATTGTGAGTATTATTGAGAAGAATTTAGGAAAATCTTTCCTCGTAAGTAAAGTGGGAGCTTTCGTGAAATTAATGCTCAACAAATAA
- a CDS encoding PAC2 family protein — protein MRKNNILHKKEMKKTKLHKDIVLHKKPVLESPFLIASWPGMGEVAIKAAHFLKDKLKAEDFGMILPKNYFNPIGAWVEGGRIQPTQLPQSRFYYWKNPKKTNDLIFFLCEAQPSLEKGYAFAERVVELAKEFAVKRIFTFAALPQPIDHTQEPEVWVTATSQAILEEFKDYKVKFMNSGQIAGLNGLLLSVAKDKSVEGLCLLGEIPLYTIQLENPKSSLAILEVMQEVLDIEIDLNELAGRARSMEEEIDKLVEYLKTGMTGVEGITDEDIEKLKKGLSSLTKLPKSAQEKIERLFEEAKKDISKANELKKELDRWNVYKEYEDRFLDLFKKPGRKEENA, from the coding sequence ATGAGAAAAAATAATATACTACATAAAAAAGAGATGAAGAAGACAAAGTTACATAAGGACATAGTCTTACATAAAAAGCCTGTTTTGGAAAGCCCTTTTCTTATTGCCTCTTGGCCGGGTATGGGTGAGGTAGCGATTAAGGCAGCGCATTTTCTAAAAGATAAACTGAAGGCAGAAGATTTTGGGATGATTCTTCCCAAGAACTATTTTAATCCCATTGGAGCCTGGGTAGAAGGGGGGAGAATACAACCGACACAGCTTCCTCAGTCGCGTTTTTACTATTGGAAGAATCCTAAGAAAACAAATGACTTAATATTCTTTCTCTGTGAAGCACAGCCTTCTTTAGAAAAAGGTTATGCCTTTGCTGAACGTGTTGTTGAGTTGGCTAAAGAGTTTGCAGTCAAGCGTATTTTTACCTTTGCTGCTCTTCCCCAACCGATAGACCATACTCAGGAACCCGAGGTCTGGGTGACCGCTACTTCTCAGGCAATATTAGAGGAATTTAAAGATTATAAAGTAAAGTTTATGAATTCCGGCCAGATTGCTGGGCTTAATGGGCTTCTTCTCTCTGTGGCAAAGGATAAAAGCGTGGAAGGATTATGCCTTTTGGGTGAAATACCTCTTTACACTATTCAATTAGAAAATCCGAAGTCAAGTCTGGCCATTTTGGAAGTAATGCAGGAAGTTCTTGATATAGAAATAGATTTGAATGAACTCGCCGGTCGTGCAAGGTCTATGGAAGAGGAAATTGATAAACTGGTGGAATATTTGAAAACAGGAATGACCGGTGTTGAAGGTATTACAGATGAGGATATCGAGAAACTTAAAAAGGGGCTTTCTTCCTTAACCAAACTTCCCAAATCTGCGCAGGAGAAGATCGAACGCCTTTTTGAAGAGGCAAAAAAAGATATTTCTAAAGCAAATGAATTAAAGAAAGAACTTGACCGTTGGAATGTTTATAAGGAATACGAAGACAGATTCCTTGATTTGTTTAAGAAACCGGGCAGAAAAGAAGAAAACGCTTGA
- the hisS gene encoding histidine--tRNA ligase, producing MEKFTYRALRGTKDILPPQSFLWRTLEKKAEDIFSFYNYKEIRTPILEEVKLFVRSVGKTTDIVRKEMFSFRDRGGREVCLRPEATASAVRAFLENNIHLSESLAKFYYIGPMFRAERPQAGRLRQFHQIGVEVIGSYSYVVDAEVIILLVKMVKEFGLEDYLLKINSLGCERDKANITKQYQKVLGKQKNRLCLLCKERVKVNVLRVLDCKEAKCQETVKSLPSTLDLICGDCKKHFESLLNTLSSSGINYEIQPRIVRGLDYYTRTVFELVSKLLGSQDALAAGGRYDNLVEGLGGPSLGAVGFALGMERAILALEKTGKFNIADSPLDVFLITLGEEAERFGFLLMRDLREKGIFIDMDYTEKSLKAKMRKADRLKARFVLIIGEDEIKKGEYILRDMVSSQQTFLKKENIREELAKRLNSNI from the coding sequence ATGGAAAAATTTACCTACAGAGCACTACGGGGGACAAAAGATATTCTTCCTCCCCAAAGTTTTCTCTGGCGCACTTTAGAGAAGAAAGCGGAAGATATTTTTTCTTTTTATAATTATAAAGAAATCCGCACTCCCATCTTGGAAGAAGTGAAACTTTTTGTGCGTTCAGTAGGTAAGACTACCGATATCGTTAGAAAAGAGATGTTTTCCTTTCGTGACCGCGGTGGGAGGGAAGTTTGTTTACGTCCAGAAGCAACCGCATCCGCGGTAAGAGCTTTCTTGGAAAACAATATTCATCTCTCAGAATCATTAGCTAAATTTTATTATATTGGCCCGATGTTTAGAGCAGAACGTCCCCAGGCGGGAAGGCTACGTCAATTTCATCAAATCGGGGTAGAAGTAATAGGTTCTTACAGTTATGTTGTGGATGCAGAGGTTATTATCCTCTTAGTAAAAATGGTTAAGGAATTTGGTTTGGAGGATTATTTACTAAAGATAAACAGTTTAGGATGCGAAAGGGATAAAGCAAATATTACTAAACAATACCAAAAAGTCCTTGGTAAGCAGAAAAATAGACTATGTTTACTTTGTAAAGAGAGAGTTAAGGTTAATGTCTTAAGAGTGCTTGATTGTAAAGAAGCCAAATGCCAGGAGACCGTTAAATCTTTACCCTCAACCCTTGATTTAATTTGTGGAGATTGCAAAAAACATTTTGAGTCTTTACTGAATACACTTTCTTCTTCGGGTATAAATTATGAAATTCAGCCTCGTATTGTGCGCGGTCTCGATTATTATACCCGTACTGTATTTGAATTAGTTTCTAAACTTCTGGGTTCTCAAGATGCTTTAGCCGCAGGCGGACGTTACGATAATCTCGTTGAGGGTTTAGGTGGTCCATCTTTAGGAGCAGTAGGCTTTGCTTTGGGAATGGAAAGAGCAATACTTGCTTTGGAAAAGACTGGAAAATTTAATATAGCAGATAGTCCTCTTGATGTTTTTTTAATTACTTTAGGAGAAGAGGCAGAGCGCTTTGGTTTTTTACTTATGAGAGATTTAAGAGAAAAAGGAATCTTTATTGATATGGATTATACAGAGAAATCTCTCAAAGCGAAAATGCGCAAAGCAGACAGGCTTAAAGCCAGATTTGTTTTGATTATTGGAGAAGACGAAATTAAAAAAGGTGAGTATATTCTACGCGATATGGTTTCAAGCCAACAGACTTTTCTTAAAAAAGAAAATATAAGAGAGGAATTAGCAAAGAGGTTGAATTCAAATATTTAA
- the lepA gene encoding translation elongation factor 4: MNISLIRNFCIIAHIDHGKSTLADRFLLHTGAINEREFHNQMLDDMELEQERGITIKASAVRINYKSKDGNTYCLNLIDTPGHVDFSFEVAKSLSACEGAILVIDAVQGVEAQTVANLYLALEHHLKIIPVINKIDLSNAEPVKVEEQIRKILNLKEEPITFASAKEGIGVEEILERIVREISPPTGDKNSPLQALIFDSSFDNYKGVVVYVRLVNGFLKKGMKVMLMGTGKIYEVQEVGVFQPRPVSVEELSAGEVGYFTANIRQPKEINAGETVTYVDFPAKEPLPGYRSMHPMVYCGIYPVNPKDFPLLREAVEKLKLNDASFIFEPESSSSLGPGFRCGFLGLLHMEIVQERLEREYGLNLILTTPSVKYKIKTRKAEIMEVDNPSLFPSSVNIAEIYEPYVKAHLIIPQDFLGSIMEFALSRRGIYKSTEYLGDGRCRLVYEIPLSEIIVDFYDKIKSMTRGYGSLDYEFTDYRATELVKLDVLVNGKPCDALSSLVHKDKAQLKARNLVTLLRQLIPRQLFEVVIQAAIGSHVVAKERIPPLRKDVTAKCYGGDITRKRKLWEKQKEGKKRLKQFGNIEIPQEAFMAVLKLT, encoded by the coding sequence ATGAATATTTCTTTAATCCGCAACTTCTGTATCATTGCTCACATTGACCATGGTAAATCTACTTTGGCGGATAGATTTCTTCTCCATACAGGAGCAATTAATGAAAGAGAATTTCATAATCAGATGCTTGATGATATGGAGTTGGAACAGGAGAGAGGTATTACTATTAAAGCTTCCGCAGTAAGAATTAACTACAAATCTAAGGATGGCAACACCTATTGTCTTAATTTAATTGATACTCCCGGCCATGTCGATTTTTCTTTTGAAGTAGCCAAAAGTCTATCCGCCTGTGAAGGAGCAATATTGGTAATAGATGCTGTCCAGGGAGTAGAAGCACAGACCGTTGCCAATCTTTATCTTGCCCTCGAACATCATTTAAAGATTATTCCCGTGATAAATAAAATAGATCTGAGCAATGCCGAACCGGTTAAAGTAGAAGAACAAATTCGTAAGATTTTAAATTTAAAAGAAGAGCCGATAACCTTTGCTTCTGCCAAAGAAGGTATTGGTGTAGAGGAAATTCTTGAACGCATTGTTAGAGAAATTTCTCCCCCCACAGGGGATAAGAATTCTCCTCTTCAGGCATTGATTTTTGATTCTTCTTTTGATAATTATAAAGGAGTGGTAGTTTATGTACGTTTGGTTAACGGCTTTCTCAAGAAGGGGATGAAGGTGATGTTGATGGGAACAGGTAAGATTTACGAGGTTCAAGAGGTAGGCGTGTTTCAGCCTCGCCCCGTGAGCGTGGAGGAATTATCCGCGGGGGAAGTGGGCTATTTCACCGCTAATATCCGTCAGCCTAAAGAAATAAATGCAGGTGAAACAGTTACTTATGTAGATTTTCCTGCAAAAGAACCTTTGCCTGGATATCGCAGTATGCATCCGATGGTATATTGTGGAATTTATCCAGTTAATCCCAAAGATTTTCCTCTTCTTCGTGAAGCGGTGGAAAAGTTGAAATTGAACGATGCCAGTTTTATTTTTGAACCAGAATCTTCTTCTTCCCTTGGTCCGGGTTTTCGTTGTGGTTTCTTAGGTTTACTGCATATGGAAATAGTCCAGGAACGTTTAGAACGGGAATATGGTTTGAATTTAATTCTTACCACTCCTTCAGTAAAGTATAAAATAAAAACCCGCAAAGCGGAAATTATGGAAGTGGATAATCCTTCACTTTTCCCGTCTTCCGTGAATATTGCCGAGATTTATGAACCATATGTTAAAGCGCATCTTATTATTCCCCAAGATTTTTTAGGGTCCATAATGGAATTTGCTCTTTCTCGTAGGGGAATTTATAAATCCACAGAGTACTTAGGTGATGGGAGGTGTAGGTTGGTTTATGAAATTCCCCTTTCTGAAATAATTGTGGATTTTTACGACAAAATAAAGTCTATGACCCGTGGCTATGGTTCTCTTGACTATGAGTTCACTGATTATCGTGCTACCGAACTGGTGAAGTTGGATGTTCTTGTTAATGGTAAACCCTGCGATGCGCTTTCCAGTCTGGTGCATAAAGATAAAGCCCAGTTAAAGGCGCGTAATCTTGTAACCCTTCTTCGGCAGCTTATTCCCCGTCAATTATTTGAGGTGGTGATTCAGGCTGCCATTGGTAGCCATGTGGTGGCAAAAGAACGGATTCCCCCTTTACGTAAGGATGTAACTGCTAAATGTTATGGCGGAGACATAACCCGTAAAAGAAAGCTCTGGGAGAAACAAAAAGAAGGCAAAAAGCGCTTGAAACAATTTGGAAACATCGAGATTCCGCAGGAGGCTTTTATGGCGGTATTGAAACTGACATAA
- a CDS encoding phosphoglucomutase/phosphomannomutase family protein — protein sequence MIKFGTDGWRAVISDDFTFENVVLVSQAIADYFNKRAQLSQRKDAPEIVVGYDTRFLSESYAQMVAEVLSGNGIKVYLINKPSPTPMVCFFIKKHKLSGGIIITASHNPPQYNGIKIKMDYAGPAEPEVTKEIESFIGQSKIRRINQKEAIEKKLLELIDPSQEYVKFLRSYLNLSLLRRRSYRILVDVMYGTGDDFIPRILKGTKCKVTLLHQERNPLFGGINPEPIPKNMKEVVEKMKKGKFDLAIVNDGDADRVSCVRPDGRIINAGGVLALIILHLLEDRKWLGGVVKTISNTTLINKIAQKYNLKLYETAVGFKYVAKIMREEDILAGGEESGGIGVKHYLPERDGMLTGLLILEMMAYRRKSIIEIMNDIDREFGKFYYVREDIHYPQELKNKLFLVLKEKPFENILGKKVLEVKDFDGIKFISADESWLLFRLSGTEPILRIYAEAHTQKRADMLLKFGKEFALNL from the coding sequence ATGATTAAGTTTGGAACTGATGGCTGGAGGGCGGTTATTTCTGATGATTTTACTTTTGAAAATGTTGTCCTTGTTTCCCAGGCAATAGCCGATTACTTTAATAAAAGAGCGCAACTGTCCCAGAGAAAAGATGCACCCGAGATAGTGGTAGGTTACGATACGCGTTTTCTTTCCGAAAGTTATGCCCAGATGGTTGCTGAAGTTCTTAGTGGTAATGGAATTAAAGTCTATCTTATTAATAAGCCAAGTCCCACACCGATGGTTTGTTTCTTTATTAAAAAGCACAAACTGTCAGGAGGTATAATTATTACTGCCAGTCACAATCCTCCTCAATATAACGGAATAAAAATAAAAATGGATTATGCAGGTCCTGCGGAACCAGAGGTTACAAAGGAGATTGAGTCTTTTATCGGCCAAAGTAAGATTAGGCGAATTAATCAAAAGGAAGCTATAGAAAAAAAACTCCTTGAACTAATTGACCCTTCTCAAGAGTATGTAAAATTTTTACGCAGTTATTTAAATCTTTCACTCTTAAGACGCAGAAGTTACCGTATTCTTGTAGATGTAATGTATGGAACCGGAGATGACTTTATCCCGCGGATTTTAAAAGGGACAAAGTGCAAGGTAACGCTTTTACACCAAGAGAGAAATCCGCTCTTTGGGGGGATAAATCCAGAGCCAATACCTAAAAATATGAAAGAAGTGGTTGAAAAGATGAAAAAAGGGAAATTTGACCTGGCGATTGTTAATGATGGAGACGCAGATCGTGTTTCCTGTGTTCGTCCCGACGGTAGAATAATTAATGCAGGAGGAGTGCTTGCTTTGATTATTTTACATCTTTTGGAAGATAGAAAGTGGCTTGGAGGAGTGGTTAAGACTATCTCTAATACTACTTTAATCAATAAAATTGCTCAAAAATATAATCTTAAGTTGTATGAAACAGCAGTCGGTTTTAAATATGTTGCAAAGATTATGCGGGAAGAAGATATTTTGGCCGGGGGGGAGGAATCTGGAGGAATTGGAGTAAAACACTACCTTCCAGAAAGAGATGGGATGCTTACGGGATTGCTTATTCTGGAAATGATGGCTTATCGGAGGAAGTCTATAATCGAGATAATGAACGATATAGATAGGGAATTTGGTAAGTTCTATTATGTTCGCGAAGATATACATTATCCCCAAGAGCTTAAAAATAAATTATTCTTAGTATTAAAAGAAAAACCCTTTGAAAACATTCTCGGTAAAAAGGTTTTAGAAGTAAAGGATTTTGATGGAATAAAATTTATTTCTGCTGACGAAAGCTGGCTACTCTTTAGGCTTTCAGGAACTGAACCTATTTTAAGGATATATGCAGAAGCCCATACACAGAAAAGAGCAGATATGTTACTTAAATTCGGCAAGGAATTCGCCTTGAACCTCTAA